A genomic window from Synechococcus sp. CBW1107 includes:
- a CDS encoding DUF3120 domain-containing protein gives MPVVAAALVVVPVFLQAPWVRLHPSSATLFTAVILTVGLLLELRGPERWRGFGPLLVGFSGSWLAGCVFWGWCRLHPLWHLPIEAFALPLALAGLSGRWRSGALFYLASLLGTACTDGAMALTGVMPLWPQVLSAPVLEAPALLHGAALQVLRPAPLALVLGLAFVLTLLARGCRRSGPGGRLAASTLVTTLVVDGLFLIASLFSPQLSGLV, from the coding sequence CTGCCCGTGGTGGCGGCCGCACTGGTGGTGGTGCCGGTGTTCCTTCAGGCCCCCTGGGTCCGCCTCCACCCCAGCAGCGCCACGCTCTTCACTGCCGTGATTCTGACCGTCGGGCTGCTGCTGGAGCTGCGGGGCCCTGAGCGCTGGCGCGGTTTCGGGCCGCTGCTGGTGGGCTTCAGCGGCAGCTGGCTGGCCGGCTGCGTCTTCTGGGGATGGTGCCGACTGCATCCCCTCTGGCATCTGCCGATCGAGGCCTTCGCTCTGCCCCTGGCTCTGGCCGGCCTCAGCGGGCGCTGGCGCAGCGGGGCCCTCTTCTATCTGGCCTCACTCCTGGGAACCGCCTGCACCGATGGGGCCATGGCCCTCACTGGGGTGATGCCGCTCTGGCCACAGGTGTTGAGTGCCCCGGTCCTCGAGGCCCCCGCTCTCCTCCACGGGGCCGCCCTGCAGGTGCTGCGGCCGGCCCCGCTGGCACTGGTGCTGGGCCTGGCATTCGTTCTGACGCTGCTGGCGCGCGGCTGCCGCCGCTCGGGTCCAGGCGGGCGACTGGCGGCCTCCACCCTGGTGACCACCCTGGTGGTGGACGGTCTTTTCCTGATCGCCTCGCTGTTCAGCCCTCAGCTCAGTGGTCTCGTGTGA
- the psbU gene encoding photosystem II complex extrinsic protein PsbU, with the protein MKRLVAWIMSGVLMAGLLVSLLLPPAVQAEELRNVADEKIAAREGKVDLNNSPVRSFQQFPGMYPTLAGKIVIGGPYEEIDDVLNLDLTDRQKELFEKYKDNFTVTPPSIALNEGDDRINAGVYR; encoded by the coding sequence ATGAAACGGCTGGTTGCCTGGATCATGAGCGGCGTGCTGATGGCCGGCCTGCTGGTGTCGCTGCTCCTGCCGCCGGCGGTCCAGGCCGAGGAGCTCCGCAACGTCGCCGATGAGAAGATCGCGGCTCGCGAAGGCAAGGTGGATCTCAACAACTCCCCCGTGCGCAGCTTCCAGCAGTTCCCCGGCATGTATCCGACCCTGGCCGGCAAGATCGTGATCGGTGGTCCCTACGAGGAGATCGACGATGTGCTCAACCTGGATCTGACGGATCGGCAGAAGGAGCTGTTCGAGAAGTACAAGGACAATTTCACGGTGACCCCTCCCTCGATCGCCCTGAACGAGGGCGACGATCGCATCAACGCGGGCGTCTACCGCTGA
- the nadB gene encoding L-aspartate oxidase — MPSTPRPRPPLAPIWDVVVVGGGAAGLMACLELPAGLKVLLLSKERGPRTASRWAQGGIAAVTRAEDSLESHRDDTLRAGAGLCDPGAVDLLVRQAPACVERLLGLGMAFDRNGSGLSTTLEAAHSHRRVLHAQDRTGGALVDALEREVLRRPGLVQRKGLMALQIWVDQGRCLGLQVLENDQVRWLRAGAVVLASGGGGHLFEKTTNPSQSTGDGVAMAWRAGAAIRDLEFVQFHPTALMLPGAPHFLISEAVRGEGARLIDSHGDSPVADLASADLAPRDQVSRALVRTMQAQGVDHLWLDLRPVGLERLNRQFPTILRRCRELGLEPTAAPIPVAPAAHYWMGGVSTDLGAATTLPGLYAVGEVACSGVHGANRLASNSLMECLVFAGQLRHLSLPDQQPVPRSWGSPSPAAGSGCPPQLSRAMPLESELLIRIERLRRLCWRVAGVERQERDLREALRLIREQRRELEDQPWIQALARLEPGDELPLGPGGGGRLRPLNDLRQLLTLADLLVEAALFRRESRGGHYRTDCPAPQPFWQRHSQQQRGEGIRTTPLLDGIPG, encoded by the coding sequence ATGCCCTCGACACCCCGCCCTCGACCACCCCTGGCCCCGATCTGGGATGTGGTGGTGGTGGGGGGCGGGGCCGCCGGGCTGATGGCCTGTCTGGAATTGCCCGCCGGCCTGAAGGTCCTCCTGCTCAGCAAGGAGCGCGGCCCCCGAACCGCAAGCCGTTGGGCCCAGGGCGGCATCGCGGCGGTCACCCGGGCCGAGGACAGTCTGGAGAGCCACCGTGACGACACCCTGCGAGCAGGGGCGGGACTGTGCGATCCCGGGGCCGTCGATCTGCTGGTGCGTCAGGCTCCCGCCTGCGTGGAGCGGTTGCTGGGGCTGGGCATGGCCTTTGACCGCAACGGCAGCGGCCTGAGCACCACCCTCGAGGCCGCCCACAGCCACCGGCGGGTGCTCCACGCCCAGGACCGCACCGGGGGCGCGCTGGTGGATGCCCTGGAGAGGGAGGTGCTGCGCCGCCCTGGGCTGGTGCAGCGCAAGGGGCTGATGGCCCTCCAGATCTGGGTCGATCAGGGCCGCTGTCTCGGGCTGCAGGTGCTGGAGAACGATCAGGTGCGTTGGCTGAGGGCCGGTGCCGTGGTGCTGGCCAGCGGCGGCGGCGGCCACCTGTTCGAGAAGACCACCAATCCGTCCCAGTCCACCGGCGATGGAGTGGCCATGGCCTGGCGGGCCGGGGCCGCCATCCGCGATCTGGAGTTCGTCCAGTTTCACCCCACCGCCCTGATGCTGCCGGGGGCTCCCCACTTCCTGATCTCTGAGGCGGTGCGGGGTGAAGGGGCGCGCCTGATCGACAGCCACGGCGACAGTCCAGTGGCCGACCTCGCCAGCGCCGATCTGGCTCCCCGCGATCAGGTGAGCCGTGCCCTGGTGCGAACCATGCAGGCCCAGGGCGTCGACCACCTCTGGCTCGACCTGCGCCCGGTGGGACTGGAGCGGCTGAACCGTCAATTCCCCACGATCCTGCGGCGCTGCCGTGAGCTTGGCCTGGAGCCCACGGCAGCGCCGATCCCCGTGGCTCCGGCCGCCCACTACTGGATGGGTGGAGTGAGCACCGACCTGGGCGCCGCCACGACTCTTCCGGGCCTCTATGCCGTGGGTGAAGTGGCCTGCAGCGGCGTGCATGGCGCCAATCGCCTGGCCAGCAATTCACTGATGGAATGTCTTGTTTTCGCCGGGCAGCTGCGGCATCTGTCCCTGCCGGACCAGCAGCCTGTGCCGCGCTCCTGGGGATCACCATCTCCTGCGGCCGGGAGCGGCTGCCCCCCGCAGCTCTCCAGGGCCATGCCCCTGGAGAGCGAGTTGCTCATCCGGATCGAGCGACTGCGCAGGCTCTGTTGGAGGGTGGCGGGGGTCGAGCGCCAGGAGCGGGACCTGCGCGAGGCCCTGCGGCTGATCCGCGAGCAGCGGCGGGAGCTGGAGGATCAACCCTGGATTCAGGCCCTGGCGCGGCTGGAGCCCGGCGATGAGCTCCCCCTGGGCCCGGGCGGCGGCGGCAGGTTGCGCCCCCTCAACGATCTGCGTCAGCTGCTCACCCTGGCGGATCTGCTGGTGGAGGCTGCCCTGTTCCGCCGCGAGAGCCGAGGTGGCCACTACCGCACCGACTGTCCGGCTCCACAGCCCTTCTGGCAACGCCACTCCCAGCAACAGCGCGGTGAGGGGATCCGCACGACTCCGTTGCTGGACGGGATCCCCGGCTGA